The following proteins come from a genomic window of Myroides odoratus DSM 2801:
- a CDS encoding glycosyltransferase family 2 protein gives MAISGLVITFNEEKNIGKCIDALFQYCDEVIIIDSNSTDNTVAIAESKGAQVHLQAFLGDGPQRTHGLQFCKHDWIMNLDADEFLDVDALAFIQKKEYEHSPYDGYKFRVKNFLGDKLINFSGWYPDSKVRFFNKKTAGPSADITHQYIVTTQEKSVNVHILHYGWQNYKQVIDKKNQYSTWAAQQLFEKGKKVSSFKPVLNGAVAFVRCYFFKKGVLNGIDGLAFAIIQSFFSFMKYVKLIRLHKSKS, from the coding sequence ATGGCTATCAGTGGATTAGTAATTACATTTAATGAAGAAAAAAATATAGGCAAGTGTATTGATGCTTTATTTCAATACTGTGATGAAGTTATCATCATTGATTCTAATAGTACAGACAATACAGTAGCAATTGCCGAAAGCAAAGGAGCACAAGTTCATCTTCAAGCCTTTTTAGGAGATGGGCCACAACGCACCCACGGTTTACAATTCTGTAAACATGACTGGATTATGAATTTAGATGCAGATGAATTCCTAGACGTAGATGCACTGGCTTTTATTCAAAAGAAAGAATATGAACATAGTCCATATGATGGCTATAAATTCAGAGTTAAAAACTTTTTAGGAGATAAATTGATTAACTTCTCTGGATGGTATCCAGATTCAAAAGTTCGCTTTTTTAATAAAAAAACAGCTGGCCCTTCTGCTGATATTACGCATCAATATATTGTGACAACTCAGGAGAAAAGTGTGAATGTGCACATTCTTCATTATGGTTGGCAAAATTACAAACAAGTTATTGATAAAAAGAACCAATATTCCACCTGGGCTGCGCAACAATTATTTGAAAAAGGGAAAAAAGTTTCTTCGTTCAAACCCGTATTAAATGGTGCAGTAGCTTTTGTAAGATGTTATTTTTTCAAAAAAGGAGTCTTAAATGGTATAGATGGCTTGGCTTTTGCAATAATACAATCATTCTTTTCGTTTATGAAATATGTAAAACTCATTCGTTTGCATAAATCTAAAAGCTAA
- a CDS encoding aminopeptidase P family protein, whose protein sequence is MFSTQTYLKRREKLIQRVEDTGLLLFLSNGENPINFEDNTYRFRQDSTFLYYFGIQQAHIAAVVDLDANKTLIFGDELSMDALVWMGRQETLKAKCEKTGVTETRPYGELATYIADAQKAKRKIHYLPPYQPANKIALSALLHVAIADFHPSTVLIQAIVAQREIKEEQEISEIEKALTISTRMHLAAMRLAKPGVKEYEIAAAIQQIAAQEDCALAYPSIVTVQGGILHNHYQGNTLQSGQLLLNDSGCEVPMGYASDLTRTFPVDQRFTAEQRDLYQVVLTAFEEAKNQLKAGVKFKDVHLHAALILTQGLIDFGLMKGNAADAVEAHAHTMFFQCGLGHMMGLDVHDMEDLGEQYVGYTPSEPKEKQQFGLKSLRLGKALKVGHVVTVEPGIYFIPELIQRWEAEKKYLDFINYEKLKQYQGFGGIRIEDNFLIQEKGYRQLGPELIRTVEEIEAYKMG, encoded by the coding sequence ATGTTTAGTACACAAACCTATCTCAAACGAAGAGAAAAATTAATACAGCGAGTAGAAGACACCGGACTTTTATTGTTCTTAAGTAATGGAGAAAATCCCATTAATTTTGAAGATAATACCTATCGTTTTAGACAAGATAGTACGTTTTTGTACTATTTCGGTATTCAACAGGCGCATATCGCAGCAGTTGTTGATTTGGATGCAAATAAAACGTTGATTTTTGGTGATGAATTGTCGATGGATGCTTTAGTTTGGATGGGAAGACAAGAAACGCTAAAAGCGAAATGCGAGAAAACAGGGGTGACAGAAACGCGTCCGTATGGCGAATTAGCAACGTATATTGCTGATGCTCAAAAAGCAAAGCGAAAAATCCATTATCTGCCGCCTTATCAACCCGCAAACAAGATTGCACTCAGTGCATTACTTCACGTGGCAATCGCTGATTTTCATCCTTCAACAGTGTTGATTCAAGCCATAGTGGCACAAAGAGAAATTAAAGAAGAACAGGAAATTAGCGAAATTGAAAAAGCCTTGACTATTTCTACACGTATGCATTTAGCAGCAATGCGTCTAGCAAAACCAGGGGTGAAAGAATACGAAATTGCAGCAGCTATTCAACAAATTGCAGCGCAAGAAGATTGTGCCTTAGCATATCCGTCAATTGTAACGGTTCAAGGAGGAATTTTACACAATCACTATCAGGGGAATACATTGCAATCAGGACAATTACTACTGAATGATTCGGGCTGTGAAGTACCCATGGGCTATGCTTCTGATTTAACGCGAACTTTTCCGGTTGATCAGCGTTTTACAGCGGAACAACGCGATCTATATCAAGTTGTACTCACTGCTTTTGAAGAGGCGAAAAATCAATTGAAAGCAGGCGTAAAGTTTAAAGACGTACACTTGCATGCTGCCTTAATTCTTACGCAAGGATTAATAGATTTTGGATTGATGAAAGGGAATGCTGCAGATGCTGTGGAAGCACACGCACATACTATGTTTTTTCAATGTGGTTTAGGACACATGATGGGATTAGATGTGCATGATATGGAAGATTTAGGAGAACAATATGTGGGATATACCCCAAGTGAACCTAAAGAAAAACAGCAATTTGGACTTAAATCACTTCGTTTAGGTAAAGCGCTAAAAGTAGGTCATGTAGTGACTGTTGAACCTGGAATTTACTTTATTCCAGAACTGATTCAACGTTGGGAGGCTGAAAAGAAATACCTCGATTTCATCAATTATGAAAAGCTAAAGCAATACCAAGGGTTTGGTGGAATTCGAATTGAAGATAACTTTCTCATTCAAGAAAAGGGATATCGCCAATTAGGACCTGAATTAATCCGTACAGTGGAAGAAATTGAAGCCTATAAAATGGGGTAA
- a CDS encoding SDR family oxidoreductase, with product MAKKYLIYGISKGLGRALAQAIPQEQDVVFGVSRSKPTDAKDNLVWIQADLSQPTEAVSAVEAIVGDTPLDYLIYNVGIWEQEAFSDAYDFEQSSTAEIVQIIQTNITACILSLHAFLKNLKGSENAKIILIGSTWGLENHKGKEVAFSTSKFALRGMVHALRETLREHAIGISILNLGYLATECDYTVSPEQVIEETAGALIPLTDVLAAIRFILSTSKATCVKEIDMPAMQDFNV from the coding sequence ATGGCTAAAAAATATTTAATATACGGAATCAGCAAAGGTTTGGGAAGAGCCCTTGCACAAGCAATTCCTCAGGAACAAGATGTGGTATTTGGCGTTTCTCGATCAAAACCAACTGATGCAAAAGATAATTTGGTGTGGATTCAGGCTGATTTGTCTCAACCAACAGAAGCGGTAAGTGCGGTTGAAGCGATCGTAGGTGATACGCCTCTCGATTATCTGATTTACAATGTTGGTATTTGGGAACAAGAAGCATTTTCGGATGCTTATGATTTTGAACAATCTTCTACTGCTGAAATTGTACAAATTATACAAACGAATATTACGGCTTGTATTTTATCCTTACACGCTTTTCTTAAGAATCTAAAAGGCAGTGAAAACGCGAAAATTATCCTTATTGGATCAACTTGGGGGCTAGAAAACCACAAGGGAAAAGAGGTGGCTTTTTCAACTTCTAAATTTGCCTTGAGGGGCATGGTTCATGCCTTGCGCGAAACGTTGCGCGAGCACGCTATTGGCATTAGTATCCTCAATTTGGGATACTTAGCTACGGAATGTGATTATACTGTATCACCAGAGCAAGTAATCGAAGAAACAGCAGGGGCATTAATTCCTTTAACGGATGTATTGGCTGCTATTCGCTTTATCTTAAGTACAAGTAAAGCTACTTGTGTGAAGGAAATTGACATGCCTGCCATGCAAGATTTTAACGTATAA
- a CDS encoding glycosyltransferase family 2 protein, giving the protein MKKKITLLIPTKNEESNIRACILSAKNLVDDIYIVDSFSTDKTAEIAQELGAKVLVREFDNYSDQKNWAITQMPSDWILLLDADEQLTPELNQEIATLQEQNTLNAYDAYWVYRKNFFFNREINYSGYQNDKVIRLFKKEVSSYTNRVHECLHVNGTLGFLSAKLYHNTYRGFDFHIAKLSRYASLQAEDYDKKTGKLTGYHFIFKPGMRFLKHYILKQGFRDGVPGLILSSLNAYATFLRYVKLWMLRNNINN; this is encoded by the coding sequence ATGAAAAAGAAGATAACTCTTTTAATTCCCACAAAGAATGAAGAGTCAAATATTAGAGCATGTATTTTATCTGCTAAAAATTTAGTGGACGATATTTATATTGTAGATTCTTTCAGTACAGACAAAACAGCAGAAATCGCACAAGAACTTGGAGCAAAAGTACTTGTACGAGAATTTGACAATTACTCCGATCAGAAGAATTGGGCGATTACACAAATGCCAAGTGACTGGATTCTCTTACTTGATGCAGATGAACAGTTGACTCCAGAGCTAAACCAAGAGATTGCAACCTTACAAGAACAGAATACATTAAATGCATATGATGCGTATTGGGTGTATCGAAAAAACTTCTTTTTTAATCGAGAAATCAACTATTCGGGCTATCAAAATGACAAGGTTATCCGTTTGTTTAAAAAAGAGGTTTCTAGTTATACCAATCGCGTTCACGAGTGTTTACACGTCAACGGCACCCTTGGTTTCCTATCTGCTAAACTGTATCACAACACCTATAGAGGATTTGATTTTCACATTGCCAAATTGAGTCGATATGCTAGTTTACAAGCCGAAGATTACGATAAGAAAACGGGTAAGTTAACAGGATATCATTTCATCTTTAAACCAGGCATGCGCTTTCTCAAGCATTATATTTTGAAACAAGGTTTCAGAGATGGTGTACCTGGATTAATTCTATCCTCGTTGAATGCTTATGCGACGTTTTTACGTTACGTAAAACTCTGGATGTTACGCAACAACATTAACAATTAG
- a CDS encoding metal-dependent hydrolase family protein has protein sequence MIHNFLKVSLLFGALCLATAGFAQNKLVLQNVEIFNGKDNKTKVGSIVVEKNKIVKIISGTLTATDLEGAQVIDGKGKFAMPGMIDAHWHSFLAANSNQAIMLGDESFLFINAAKESENTLQRGFTTVRDLGGHVMGIKQANDYGINKGPRIYPSEAMISQTGGHGDASFPWSEPRMVDHTPPRFQVLGGSIIADGEQEVTVAAREQLRKGASQLKVMAGGGVATIYDPLDATQYTTKEIKAAVEAAENWGTYVTVHAYTPKAVRQAVEAGVRCIDHGHLLDEATVKLLGEKNIWLSMQPFDLDASAYTNPEQASNKRAVGMGTENVYTWAKKHNVKIAFGTDLVAPPKNPLRQNELVVNLQQWFSNFEILKMITYDNAQLLKMSGPRNPYPSDLGTLAEGAYADILLFDKSPLEDIAVIGDPKNNLLLIVKDGKVFKDQLTTK, from the coding sequence ATGATACATAATTTTTTAAAAGTTAGTTTACTTTTCGGTGCACTTTGTTTGGCTACTGCAGGTTTTGCACAAAACAAACTTGTTCTTCAAAACGTAGAGATTTTTAATGGAAAAGACAACAAGACGAAAGTCGGGTCTATTGTTGTAGAGAAGAATAAAATTGTAAAAATTATTTCTGGAACACTTACCGCAACTGATCTTGAGGGAGCTCAAGTGATTGATGGAAAAGGAAAATTTGCCATGCCAGGGATGATTGATGCCCACTGGCATTCTTTTTTAGCAGCCAACTCTAACCAAGCGATTATGTTGGGCGATGAGAGTTTTCTGTTTATCAATGCGGCAAAAGAATCGGAGAACACCTTACAACGTGGTTTTACAACAGTTCGAGATTTAGGTGGTCATGTTATGGGAATTAAACAAGCGAATGATTATGGCATCAATAAAGGTCCTCGTATTTACCCTAGTGAAGCAATGATATCACAAACAGGAGGGCATGGAGACGCTAGTTTCCCTTGGTCAGAGCCTCGCATGGTTGATCATACTCCCCCTCGATTTCAAGTCTTAGGAGGTAGTATCATTGCAGATGGCGAACAAGAAGTTACGGTTGCGGCAAGAGAGCAATTAAGAAAAGGAGCTTCTCAACTAAAAGTGATGGCTGGCGGCGGTGTGGCGACCATCTATGATCCTTTAGATGCCACACAATACACCACGAAGGAAATCAAAGCAGCAGTAGAAGCAGCTGAAAATTGGGGTACCTATGTAACAGTACATGCTTATACCCCTAAAGCAGTAAGACAAGCCGTTGAAGCTGGTGTTAGATGTATTGATCACGGTCACTTATTAGATGAGGCAACGGTAAAACTTTTAGGAGAGAAAAATATTTGGTTGAGCATGCAACCTTTTGACTTAGACGCAAGTGCTTATACCAACCCTGAACAAGCTTCAAATAAAAGAGCGGTAGGGATGGGAACAGAAAACGTATATACTTGGGCTAAAAAACACAATGTCAAAATAGCTTTTGGAACAGACTTAGTTGCTCCACCTAAAAATCCATTGAGACAAAATGAATTAGTGGTGAATTTGCAACAATGGTTTAGCAATTTTGAAATCTTAAAGATGATTACGTATGACAATGCACAATTGCTAAAGATGAGCGGTCCAAGAAATCCATATCCAAGTGATTTAGGAACCCTAGCAGAAGGAGCTTATGCTGATATTTTACTATTTGACAAAAGTCCACTAGAAGATATTGCCGTGATTGGAGACCCTAAAAACAATTTGCTTTTGATTGTCAAGGATGGTAAAGTATTCAAGGATCAATTGACAACAAAATAA
- a CDS encoding 2,3,4,5-tetrahydropyridine-2,6-dicarboxylate N-succinyltransferase: MNQLQHIIETAWNDRSLLQHQDTQDAIREVIDAVDQGKLRVAEPTAEGWQVNEWVKKAVVLYFPIQKMETFEVGIFEYHDKMPLKQHYAAKGIRVVPNAVARHGAYISSGVILMPSYVNIGAYVDEGTMVDTWATVGSCAQIGKHVHLSGGVGIGGVLEPLQAAPVIIEDHAFIGSRCIVVEGVRVGKEAVLGANVVLTASTKIIDVTGETPVEIKGYVPERSVVIPGSYTKQFPAGEYQVPCALIIGKRKPSTDLKTSLNDALREYNVAV, translated from the coding sequence ATGAATCAGCTACAACACATTATTGAAACGGCATGGAATGATCGTTCCTTACTTCAACATCAAGATACACAAGACGCAATCCGCGAAGTAATCGATGCGGTTGATCAAGGTAAATTACGCGTTGCAGAACCTACGGCAGAAGGATGGCAAGTTAATGAATGGGTAAAAAAAGCAGTTGTTTTATACTTTCCGATTCAAAAAATGGAAACCTTTGAGGTGGGAATTTTCGAGTATCACGATAAAATGCCTTTAAAGCAGCATTATGCAGCAAAGGGAATTCGCGTTGTACCTAATGCGGTTGCTCGACATGGGGCTTATATTTCATCGGGTGTAATTTTAATGCCTTCGTATGTTAATATTGGTGCTTATGTAGATGAAGGAACCATGGTAGATACATGGGCAACCGTAGGTTCTTGTGCTCAAATTGGCAAACACGTTCACCTTTCTGGTGGTGTGGGTATTGGAGGCGTTTTAGAACCTTTACAAGCAGCCCCAGTTATTATTGAAGATCATGCCTTTATTGGCTCACGCTGTATTGTTGTTGAGGGCGTTCGCGTAGGAAAAGAAGCAGTTTTAGGCGCCAATGTAGTCTTAACTGCTTCAACGAAAATTATTGACGTGACAGGAGAAACTCCTGTAGAAATCAAAGGGTACGTTCCCGAACGTTCTGTTGTTATCCCAGGTTCTTATACCAAGCAATTTCCAGCAGGAGAATATCAAGTGCCTTGTGCCTTAATTATTGGAAAACGCAAACCTTCTACAGATTTAAAAACATCGTTAAACGATGCTCTAAGAGAATACAATGTTGCTGTTTAA
- a CDS encoding BTB/POZ domain-containing protein, which yields MNTPRFIMFFIVLFSIVSCRTDMDFEPNTQPLLFSADTVFLDPVFTETQSSSYLVKIYNPSNKNIKIPQLTLGKGAQSYFNLLIEGVSGKQFSNVELLPKDSLYVFVHTLGKADPQAKDFIYTDQIRLLGAAQPQSIELVTLIKDAYFLHPGKVNKQVLHSVQLDNQTTVEGFYLGDSDVHVRNTLTLDNTKPYVIYGYAFIPENQTLTLKQGTELYFHENSGIIGLPGSAIQAQGTLEQPIIMRNDRLEPAYEYTAGQWSGIRLQNPGSSVFNHVTIAHAKIGLYLDHATDFTLRNTKLFNHLYSSLVAINSQVLGQNIVASNTQNATVVLRNGGNYVFQHCTFSNTGLRPDQTALLIANNTATPFERLTIQNSILHTSIAQSFILQLEETANIRFESSALKDTSKRNNNASVYNYANEMMYFNTILMDTPSSATIDFSDPKKNLFYYSSQMTHLIGKGDKEIARSIPRDIDGKDRRQSADLGAYQHIETTKE from the coding sequence ATGAATACACCTAGGTTTATTATGTTCTTTATCGTTTTGTTCAGCATCGTTAGTTGCCGAACAGACATGGATTTTGAACCCAATACCCAACCTTTGCTGTTTTCTGCTGATACCGTATTCTTAGATCCTGTTTTTACAGAAACACAGTCTAGCTCTTATTTGGTAAAAATCTACAATCCGAGTAATAAAAACATCAAAATTCCACAATTAACTTTAGGTAAAGGAGCGCAATCCTATTTTAATTTGTTAATTGAGGGCGTGTCTGGAAAACAGTTTTCAAATGTTGAACTACTCCCGAAAGATAGCTTGTACGTTTTTGTTCATACCTTAGGTAAAGCAGATCCTCAAGCGAAAGATTTTATTTATACGGATCAAATTCGCTTACTTGGAGCTGCACAACCTCAAAGTATAGAACTTGTCACTCTAATCAAGGATGCTTATTTTTTACATCCTGGAAAAGTGAACAAACAAGTTTTACACTCCGTTCAGCTGGACAATCAAACCACTGTTGAAGGGTTTTATTTGGGCGATTCCGATGTACATGTTCGAAATACATTAACCCTAGATAATACGAAACCTTATGTTATCTATGGCTATGCATTCATTCCTGAGAATCAAACCTTAACCCTAAAACAAGGAACAGAGCTCTATTTTCATGAAAATTCTGGAATTATTGGTTTACCCGGTAGTGCTATACAAGCACAAGGAACTTTAGAGCAGCCTATTATTATGCGCAATGATCGTTTGGAACCTGCTTATGAGTATACAGCGGGTCAATGGTCGGGAATTCGTTTACAAAATCCAGGCAGCAGTGTTTTCAATCACGTGACAATCGCCCATGCCAAAATTGGTTTATATCTTGATCATGCAACGGATTTCACGCTGCGTAATACAAAATTATTCAATCATTTATATTCCTCTTTAGTTGCGATAAACTCGCAAGTTCTAGGGCAAAATATCGTTGCTTCTAATACGCAAAACGCAACAGTTGTGTTGCGCAACGGTGGAAATTATGTATTCCAACATTGTACCTTTAGCAATACAGGACTCCGCCCCGATCAAACGGCCTTGCTTATTGCAAATAATACCGCAACTCCTTTTGAGCGTTTAACGATTCAAAACAGTATACTACATACATCCATTGCACAAAGTTTTATTCTTCAGCTCGAAGAAACAGCCAATATTCGCTTTGAATCAAGTGCTTTAAAAGACACAAGTAAACGAAACAACAACGCTTCTGTTTACAATTACGCCAATGAAATGATGTATTTCAATACTATTTTAATGGATACCCCTTCCTCGGCGACCATTGATTTTTCTGACCCAAAAAAGAACCTCTTCTACTACTCTAGTCAGATGACACACTTAATTGGCAAGGGCGACAAAGAAATTGCGCGCAGTATTCCTCGAGATATCGATGGAAAAGACCGTCGTCAATCAGCCGATTTAGGTGCTTATCAACATATTGAAACTACAAAAGAATAA
- a CDS encoding LTA synthase family protein — protein MTKIFSKNLKVFTLRFLLIFAFYQLCRLGFYWYNNHLLDPFDAKVIWGGIRFDFAALGFINLAFALLHLWPGKFQTKKGYQTFLFYSFYLVNIFILCLNFVDYEYFRFIGRRSSYAFITASGMENELPGLLKNFIVDYWWIPLFMLGSFVFFWLIYRKIDYKIHDSRFNFPQVIVLVLVLGILLILGRGGLQPKPIRLVDAAGYGGMKNTALVLNTPFSVLKTMGKKETLPDYNFYSEEELLDIFNPVQVFQYDSINKKNVVLLIVESFGRENMNIGLTPFMDSLAQNSYFFENGFANGKVSIDAVPSSISSVPSLMDRTYITSSYALNDIYPLPKILNDQGYHTAFFHGAFNGSQNFDQYSTVAGFKEYYGKNEYEGPEAFDGAWGIFDEEFLQFFAQKLDDFQAPFFTTLFTISSHNPYTIPEQYKGKFPKGTAAIHESIAYADYALQQFFKTAKTKAWYNNTIFIVVADHTSSDGQEEKWKTNVGKFRIPILFYAPGDERIPVAKIERNFQQIDILPSLMDYLQINTEVVSFGKSYQSDRDFAISYLNNIYNYEEGDYYLAFDGTKSLGLYNWKIDPELKDNLLIKNPEKVKEMERFLKAYIQTFNSRVKNNQLIVKKKL, from the coding sequence ATGACTAAAATATTTTCTAAAAACCTCAAGGTTTTCACGTTGCGTTTCTTGCTTATTTTTGCTTTCTATCAATTGTGTAGACTCGGTTTTTATTGGTATAACAACCACTTATTAGATCCTTTTGATGCTAAAGTCATTTGGGGCGGTATTCGATTCGACTTCGCCGCTTTGGGCTTTATTAACCTTGCTTTTGCTCTTTTGCATCTTTGGCCAGGTAAGTTCCAAACCAAAAAGGGGTATCAAACGTTTTTATTTTATAGCTTTTACCTTGTCAATATTTTTATTCTATGCTTAAATTTCGTGGATTATGAATACTTCCGTTTTATTGGTAGACGCAGTTCGTATGCCTTTATTACGGCTTCTGGGATGGAAAACGAATTGCCTGGTTTACTGAAAAACTTCATTGTAGATTATTGGTGGATTCCGCTTTTTATGCTGGGTTCTTTTGTATTCTTCTGGTTGATATACAGAAAAATAGACTACAAAATACACGATTCTCGTTTCAACTTTCCACAAGTCATTGTACTTGTTTTGGTCTTGGGTATTTTACTTATTTTAGGACGCGGTGGACTCCAGCCCAAACCCATTCGCTTAGTTGATGCAGCGGGATATGGAGGAATGAAAAATACTGCCTTAGTGTTAAACACCCCTTTCTCTGTCTTGAAAACGATGGGTAAAAAGGAAACTTTACCCGATTATAATTTTTATAGCGAAGAGGAATTACTCGATATTTTTAATCCTGTACAAGTATTTCAGTATGACTCCATCAACAAAAAGAATGTTGTTTTATTAATTGTCGAAAGCTTTGGCCGCGAAAACATGAACATCGGCTTGACTCCTTTTATGGATTCTTTGGCTCAGAATAGCTATTTCTTTGAAAATGGATTTGCTAATGGAAAGGTATCGATTGATGCTGTTCCTTCTTCAATTTCAAGTGTTCCTAGCTTAATGGATCGTACGTATATTACATCAAGTTATGCCTTAAACGACATTTATCCCCTACCGAAAATCCTCAATGATCAAGGGTATCATACCGCTTTTTTCCATGGGGCTTTTAATGGAAGTCAAAACTTTGATCAATACTCAACGGTAGCAGGCTTTAAGGAATATTACGGAAAAAATGAATACGAAGGTCCTGAAGCTTTTGATGGTGCTTGGGGGATTTTTGATGAAGAATTCTTGCAGTTTTTTGCTCAAAAACTAGATGATTTCCAGGCTCCATTCTTCACTACTCTATTTACGATTTCCTCTCATAACCCCTATACAATTCCTGAACAATACAAAGGAAAATTCCCTAAAGGAACAGCTGCCATACATGAATCAATTGCCTATGCAGATTATGCGCTGCAACAATTTTTTAAAACAGCGAAAACCAAAGCTTGGTATAACAACACTATTTTTATTGTTGTAGCCGATCATACCTCTTCGGATGGACAGGAAGAAAAATGGAAAACCAATGTAGGTAAATTTAGAATTCCCATTTTATTCTATGCCCCTGGAGATGAACGTATACCGGTAGCAAAAATAGAACGCAACTTTCAGCAAATTGACATCCTTCCAAGTTTAATGGATTATTTGCAAATTAATACAGAAGTAGTTTCTTTTGGTAAATCTTATCAATCCGATCGTGACTTTGCCATCAGTTATTTAAACAATATTTACAACTATGAGGAAGGAGATTACTACCTTGCTTTCGATGGAACCAAAAGTTTAGGCCTTTACAATTGGAAAATTGATCCTGAATTAAAAGACAATCTGCTTATCAAAAACCCTGAAAAAGTAAAAGAAATGGAACGTTTCTTAAAAGCATATATACAAACTTTTAATTCACGAGTAAAAAACAATCAACTAATTGTTAAAAAAAAGCTATAA